The following nucleotide sequence is from [Limnothrix rosea] IAM M-220.
GGAGAATGGGCAGTGTTTTTAGAAGTTGTTGACCCCTTAGCCGCCCGATTTCTTTACGGAGAAAGTATAGACGTTTTGGGTTCCGTAAGTCTGCTAGTTTGGCGATCGCCTTATCGTCTCGCTCACCGCTCTCCATCATCACTTTAATCACAGTCCACAGCCGGAATTGCCCGATCATGGTCGCCACAATCCTCAGAGCCGGCTCATTTTGCGCCAGTAGCTCCCCCACTAACTGAATTGCATCACCACTTTTTCCCTCGCGAATGGCCCCGCACAATTGCAAACTATTTTGACTCGTTGCCGCCACGAGCTTTTGAATTTCATGACGATTTAACGGTTGGGGGCGATCGCCCTGATAAACCTTGAGTTTTTCCAGTTCATTCCAAAGACGGCGACTATCATTACCCACCGCTTCACCCAATAATTCCATCGCACCTCGGTCTAACTTGACCCCAAGTTCTTGGGCTGTACCGCGCACTCGATCAGCAAGGGCTTCCGTTTGCCACGGCGGAATAGGTGAAAATTCTCGAACCTTGGCATGTTCCTGTAAAAACTTAGTGGATTTAATGCGTTTATCCGGTTTTTTGCGCGCCGTAATTAATAAATGACTACTCTCCGGCACAACCCCTAAAGTCCGTTGCAGTTGAGTCAAAAGAGCCTCAGAGCAATTGTTACAAAACGTCGCTTCCTGCAACCATACCAATCGTCCCCCCATACCAAAGGGTGGTGTCATTGTCTCATTGAGCGCCTCAATGGTGCTCTCTTCCTTGCTGCCATCGTAGGTTTGAAAGTTAAACGATAGCCATGCCGGGTCAAGGACAGACTGCTTAATTTGGTCTACCGCTTGGGCGATCCCGAAATCATCTTCACCCCAGAAAAAGTACACAGCCATAGCAATCCGCTAAAATCAAAACAAATCAATGTAAAGTGAACAAACGATTTATTCCCTGCAACTAGACCATTATGCCGAGAACTCAACGTAACGATAACTTCATCGACAAAAGCTTTACGGTAATGGCGGATATCATCCTCAAGATTCTGCCCACCAGCAACAAATCCAAAGAAGCCTTTGCATATTACCGTGACGGCATGTCGGCGCAGGCAGATGGCGAATATTCTGAAGCCCTCGAAAACTACGAAGAAGCCCTCAAACTCGAAGAAGACGGCAATGATCGTAGCTACATTCTCTACAATATGGGCTTAATTCACGCCAGTAATGGTGACCACGAGAAGGCGCTAGAACTTTATCACGAGTCCATTGAGCTGAACCCTCGCATGCCCCAAGCACTAAATAATATT
It contains:
- the holA gene encoding DNA polymerase III subunit delta codes for the protein MAVYFFWGEDDFGIAQAVDQIKQSVLDPAWLSFNFQTYDGSKEESTIEALNETMTPPFGMGGRLVWLQEATFCNNCSEALLTQLQRTLGVVPESSHLLITARKKPDKRIKSTKFLQEHAKVREFSPIPPWQTEALADRVRGTAQELGVKLDRGAMELLGEAVGNDSRRLWNELEKLKVYQGDRPQPLNRHEIQKLVAATSQNSLQLCGAIREGKSGDAIQLVGELLAQNEPALRIVATMIGQFRLWTVIKVMMESGERDDKAIAKLADLRNPKRLYFLRKEIGRLRGQQLLKTLPILLELEAGLKQGAIAQEILQTKVLELCQLFR
- a CDS encoding photosystem I assembly protein Ycf3; translation: MPRTQRNDNFIDKSFTVMADIILKILPTSNKSKEAFAYYRDGMSAQADGEYSEALENYEEALKLEEDGNDRSYILYNMGLIHASNGDHEKALELYHESIELNPRMPQALNNIAVVYHFQGERAKQSGDSDKAEALFDKAAEYWKQAIRIAPNNYIEAQNWLKITGRSEMDVFF